Proteins co-encoded in one Gemmatimonadaceae bacterium genomic window:
- a CDS encoding succinylglutamate desuccinylase/aspartoacylase family protein, producing the protein MSTRLAIVCRATISTALLVATLNPAAGSRSLGAQAPADRHPTLTVGSATAQRGQKVNGLLKVPAGSDAALDIPVTVVHGAARGPVLALVAGSHGTEYASIIALERLITTLDPAKVRGSVIIVPLVNIPSFEQRVAHLNPVDGKNMNREYPGKPNGTQTDRASFAITREVIEQADHVIDMHGGDTDESLFPFSYWTPTGNAAQDSLSRRMVTAFGVPHIVVSRDRPRDPGASRYLENTATTRGKASFTAEAGYHGTVMPQDVDTLVNGTLKVMAALDMYDRKVPRINPTWLTAMHTVVGQQRGIFHPLVSRTQRVSKGDKLGVTTDWWGKVLETVVAPAAGIVLYVRPIPSILAGETVAAIGVPGTP; encoded by the coding sequence ATGTCGACCCGTCTCGCGATCGTTTGCCGAGCGACGATCTCCACCGCCCTCCTCGTCGCCACGCTGAATCCCGCCGCCGGCTCGCGCTCGTTAGGAGCGCAGGCGCCGGCCGACCGGCATCCCACGCTCACGGTCGGTAGCGCCACGGCCCAGCGAGGCCAGAAGGTGAACGGCCTGCTCAAGGTCCCCGCGGGGAGCGACGCGGCGCTCGACATCCCGGTCACCGTGGTACACGGCGCCGCGCGTGGGCCGGTGCTCGCTCTCGTCGCCGGCTCGCACGGCACCGAGTACGCATCGATCATCGCGCTGGAACGACTCATCACGACGCTCGATCCGGCCAAGGTGCGCGGCAGCGTCATCATCGTCCCGTTGGTCAACATCCCGTCGTTCGAACAACGGGTGGCGCACCTCAATCCGGTCGACGGGAAGAACATGAACCGCGAGTATCCCGGCAAGCCCAACGGGACGCAGACCGATCGCGCCTCGTTTGCGATCACGCGCGAGGTGATCGAGCAGGCAGACCACGTGATAGACATGCATGGTGGCGACACCGACGAGTCGCTCTTCCCCTTCAGCTACTGGACTCCAACGGGGAACGCGGCGCAGGACTCGCTCTCTCGGCGGATGGTAACCGCCTTTGGTGTCCCGCACATCGTCGTCTCGCGCGACCGCCCGCGCGACCCGGGTGCGTCGCGCTACCTGGAGAACACGGCGACCACGCGAGGGAAAGCCTCGTTCACGGCCGAGGCCGGCTATCACGGGACGGTCATGCCGCAGGATGTCGACACCCTGGTGAACGGCACGCTCAAGGTGATGGCGGCGCTCGACATGTACGACCGCAAGGTGCCGCGCATCAACCCCACCTGGCTCACCGCGATGCACACCGTGGTTGGGCAACAGCGCGGGATCTTCCACCCGCTGGTGTCACGCACGCAGCGAGTGAGCAAGGGCGACAAGCTCGGGGTAACCACCGACTGGTGGGGCAAGGTGCTGGAAACGGTCGTCGCGCCAGCCGCCGGGATCGTGCTGTATGTCCGGCCCATCCCGTCGATACTGGCCGGCGAGACCGTCGCGGCCATCGGGGTGCCCGGCACGCCATAG
- a CDS encoding serine hydrolase: MSPTHPLLARHPRRIAVGLLAIAALVAAPRTLSAQARAPKGPSAATPAVDTRAALQDLDRYIPKALADWNGAGVAVGIVLNDSLIYAKGFGVREVGKPELVDDRTVFAIGSNSKFFTAVAAGMLADDGKLTLDDKVTKHLPWFQLYDPWVTREITLRDVMSHRSGLGRRGDNLWYGTPYSRDEVIRRVRYLVPNSSFRTEFGYQNIMFLTAGQVIAAAAGKSWDDVIRERIFEPLGMTSSNTSVTQLAGMPNVAQPHNLDPTAQRPTPIPYLNIDNVAPAGSINSNVQDMARWMRFILANGKANGRELLKPLTLADIETPHTIAGRVVGDTINPTRHFSTYGLGIGLSDLHGAKVLQHTGGIDGMLSFVAMVPERGLGIVVLTNVAGHNALYTALGTRILNTFLGGATRDWSTMSLEQARKGEQAAADAAKKRWNARVQGTSPSRPLAEYAATYRSQMYGDLTVSLEDGALVLRYPNAITLRLTHLNYDTFLGAAPTAGPLTEQGLTVRFTLDASGKVASVSADGMDEFKKVNGASR, from the coding sequence ATGTCTCCAACCCATCCGTTGCTCGCCCGGCACCCACGCCGGATTGCGGTCGGATTGCTCGCGATCGCCGCACTCGTCGCCGCACCGCGCACACTTTCCGCTCAGGCCCGCGCTCCGAAAGGTCCCTCCGCTGCCACACCGGCCGTCGATACGCGCGCCGCGCTCCAGGATCTCGATCGCTACATCCCCAAGGCGCTCGCCGACTGGAATGGCGCCGGCGTCGCGGTCGGCATTGTCCTCAATGACTCCCTCATCTACGCCAAGGGCTTCGGCGTGCGCGAGGTCGGGAAGCCCGAGTTGGTCGACGATCGCACCGTCTTCGCCATCGGCTCCAACTCCAAGTTCTTCACCGCCGTCGCCGCCGGCATGCTCGCCGACGACGGCAAGCTCACGCTCGACGACAAGGTCACGAAGCACCTCCCCTGGTTCCAGCTCTACGACCCGTGGGTCACGCGCGAAATCACCCTGCGCGACGTGATGTCGCACCGCAGCGGGCTCGGACGACGCGGCGACAACCTGTGGTACGGCACGCCGTACTCGCGCGACGAGGTCATTCGCCGCGTACGCTACCTGGTCCCCAACTCCTCGTTCCGCACCGAGTTCGGCTACCAGAACATCATGTTCCTCACCGCCGGCCAGGTCATCGCCGCCGCCGCCGGAAAGTCGTGGGACGACGTGATCCGCGAGCGCATCTTCGAACCGCTGGGGATGACATCCAGCAACACCAGCGTCACGCAGCTCGCCGGGATGCCTAACGTCGCGCAGCCGCACAACCTCGACCCCACGGCCCAGCGCCCGACGCCGATTCCCTACCTCAACATCGACAACGTCGCCCCCGCCGGCTCCATCAACTCCAACGTGCAGGACATGGCGCGCTGGATGCGCTTCATCCTCGCCAACGGAAAGGCCAACGGGCGTGAACTCCTCAAGCCGCTCACCCTCGCCGACATCGAGACGCCACACACGATTGCCGGACGCGTGGTCGGCGACACGATCAACCCCACGCGGCACTTCTCCACCTACGGGCTGGGGATCGGGCTCTCCGACCTGCATGGCGCCAAGGTGCTGCAGCACACGGGCGGCATCGATGGGATGCTCTCCTTCGTGGCGATGGTCCCCGAGCGCGGGCTCGGCATCGTGGTCCTCACCAACGTCGCTGGCCACAACGCGCTCTACACCGCGCTGGGAACACGCATCCTCAACACCTTCCTGGGTGGCGCCACCCGCGACTGGAGCACCATGTCGCTGGAGCAGGCGCGCAAGGGCGAGCAGGCGGCCGCCGACGCCGCGAAGAAGCGGTGGAACGCGCGCGTGCAGGGCACCTCGCCGTCGCGCCCGCTGGCCGAGTACGCCGCGACGTACCGCAGCCAGATGTACGGCGATCTCACCGTGTCGCTCGAGGACGGAGCGCTCGTCCTGCGCTACCCCAACGCCATCACGCTCCGCCTCACGCACCTCAACTACGACACCTTCCTCGGCGCCGCGCCAACCGCCGGCCCGCTCACCGAGCAGGGGCTCACGGTGCGCTTCACGCTCGACGCAAGTGGCAAGGTGGCCAGCGTGAGCGCGGATGGGATGGACGAGTTCAAGAAAGTGAACGGCGCCAGTCGTTAG
- a CDS encoding right-handed parallel beta-helix repeat-containing protein, which produces MACVFAAATSLAGALAPSLAAAQGAPELPRAVPRVPATLAIAACTQKVSGSGLQSAVRRAKGGAVLCLDAGERFSGQLLLPNRGDEGWVVIRTAPASAHPAPGARVRPSQAASLAQLVTAGGAPALATEPGARGWYLALLDITIEPSVTKVTSTIVNFARGARDLVLDRTYIHAGTEQNVQRCVVVNSASTSIVSSWLDECHGKGFDSQAILSWESEGPVLVDNNTLAGAGENVMLGGADPREAGAQPTDFTFTRNHIVTPPEWNRKWTKKNIFETKNARRVLIEGNVLEGSWSDGQIGYAFVLKTSNQGGRCTWCSVSDVTIQRNYIRRAAGAFGITGRDGGPGKGVDSLARRFLITENWAEEIGAGMYSGAQQLVSIMQGATDFTIERNTILGNNIKNDFMVAPPAPSGIRLTFRRNVLTRGRYSLHGCGGPIVNCLPGAKLSGNLLVGPGGGALVAGFSTAGSLAGALGSAGVQRSVVDAATKGVVVAR; this is translated from the coding sequence GTGGCATGCGTCTTCGCTGCTGCGACTTCGCTCGCCGGCGCTCTCGCGCCCTCGCTCGCCGCGGCGCAGGGCGCGCCCGAGCTTCCGCGCGCCGTCCCGCGCGTACCGGCGACGCTCGCCATCGCCGCCTGCACGCAGAAGGTGTCGGGCTCGGGGCTGCAGTCGGCGGTGCGGCGTGCGAAGGGCGGGGCGGTCCTCTGTCTCGACGCGGGCGAACGCTTCTCCGGGCAACTCCTCCTCCCCAATCGTGGCGACGAGGGGTGGGTCGTGATCAGGACAGCGCCGGCGTCGGCGCATCCCGCTCCCGGCGCACGCGTGCGGCCGTCGCAGGCGGCGTCGCTGGCCCAACTCGTCACAGCAGGCGGCGCACCGGCCCTGGCGACCGAACCTGGCGCGCGCGGGTGGTACCTGGCGCTCCTCGACATCACCATCGAACCCAGCGTCACGAAGGTCACCTCGACCATCGTGAACTTCGCGCGCGGCGCGCGCGACCTCGTCCTCGACCGCACCTACATCCACGCCGGGACCGAGCAGAACGTACAGCGTTGCGTGGTCGTCAACAGCGCCAGCACGAGTATCGTGTCATCGTGGCTCGACGAGTGTCATGGCAAGGGGTTCGACTCGCAGGCCATCCTGAGCTGGGAGAGCGAGGGCCCCGTCCTCGTGGACAACAACACGCTTGCCGGTGCCGGGGAGAACGTGATGCTCGGCGGCGCCGATCCGAGGGAGGCGGGCGCACAGCCCACCGATTTCACCTTCACGCGCAACCACATCGTCACCCCCCCCGAGTGGAACCGGAAGTGGACCAAGAAGAACATCTTCGAGACCAAGAACGCACGGCGCGTCCTGATCGAGGGGAATGTGCTCGAGGGATCCTGGTCCGATGGGCAGATCGGCTACGCCTTCGTCCTCAAGACGTCCAACCAGGGCGGACGTTGCACCTGGTGCTCGGTCTCTGACGTGACTATCCAGCGGAACTACATTCGCCGTGCGGCCGGCGCCTTCGGGATCACGGGCAGGGACGGCGGCCCGGGGAAAGGGGTCGATTCGCTGGCGCGCCGCTTCCTCATCACCGAAAACTGGGCCGAGGAGATCGGCGCCGGGATGTACAGCGGCGCGCAGCAGCTCGTGAGCATCATGCAGGGGGCCACCGATTTCACGATCGAGCGGAACACGATCCTCGGCAACAACATCAAGAACGACTTCATGGTCGCCCCGCCGGCGCCGAGCGGCATTCGACTCACATTTCGCCGTAACGTCCTCACCCGCGGGCGCTACTCGCTGCACGGGTGCGGCGGCCCGATCGTGAACTGCCTGCCGGGGGCGAAGCTCAGCGGCAACCTCCTGGTGGGACCCGGCGGCGGCGCCCTTGTGGCAGGCTTCAGCACCGCCGGTTCGCTGGCCGGCGCGCTGGGGAGCGCGGGCGTGCAGCGCAGCGTGGTGGACGCGGCGACCAAGGGCGTTGTGGTCGCCCGTTAG
- a CDS encoding PD40 domain-containing protein translates to MSASRSLISLAIVLGALGALGHRPLSAQQSTSVPADTAIALPIQAERTLRFTTDEGTWISLDVSPDGTRIVFDLLGDLYVIPIDGGKATRLTSGMPWDAMPRWSPDGRSIAFISDRDGGDNLWLVNADGSGAHKITKEVDNALSSPQWTPDGEYLVVRRFGPYPSAENYLTNVPLWMYHVNGGSGVQLFPSAATRKSTNTGVAFAPDGAVMYVSTHAGGYTGENFAAYQLLAFDRRSGTETALTASAGGAFRPVASRDGKWLVYATRAGTKTALRIRDLATQEDDWLVGETQRDDAEGYAPNDVFPGYAFTPDSRSVVFYGGGKIKRVDLATKQVRVIPFTAEVELGMAKRHFVPMAVSDAALQVTQLQSVREAPTGKAIAFSALGRIHVAPRDGATIGTPRRLTKGVAHEFFPAFSPDGAWVAYVTWSDSAGGALWKARTDGTGQPVALTLDGGWVTGPAWTPEGDRIVYTWLPRAVGLGADDVAAITEVRVVPAAGGAWAKVTSLASAGGTTVAGVSPSSAGPTRVFFTENVPNATPGFNATATSALVSVRLDGTDKRTHAKVTTNQALGITVQVAPDGKHAVVLDRDDLYAFPLVDVGGDGLTINFAAPSVPLRRLTTEGANYAGFADGGKTITWSFANHYYRAPLDTVMKYAEPSKWGTSHAVVTLTVPRSAPQGSVLLKGARVVTMKGDEVLERGDVLITGNRIAQVGASIAAPPGATVIDAAGKTIIPGIVDVHAHPRTGREMAPDQEWSIASNLAYGVTTTRSPSGTRWNVAWGELIDAGEMVGSRIYATGFPLTSNNTPIRSYQDALSVVRRYKGQGVNSLKQYLQPRRIQRQWILQAAEAEGINATNEGAADLKADITMAIDGYTALEHSIGQVPLYKDVITVLADARITYTPTLVVAYGAPGGDGYWRARTDLDKDPKTSYFTPSDILTRQARRRPLIIEEDYNFPAIARGVRDVVRAGGRAGLGSHGQQDGIGAHWELWMLQSGDMTPMEALRIATIYGAESIGYGKDLGSIEPGKLADLVVLNSNPLDNIKNSLDIRYVVKNGEVYEGATLNRVWPSARPFPKPYWVQERERLEALRKQ, encoded by the coding sequence ATGTCCGCCAGCCGCTCGCTCATCTCCCTCGCAATCGTCCTCGGCGCCCTCGGCGCACTGGGCCATCGTCCGCTTTCAGCCCAGCAATCGACGAGCGTCCCCGCGGACACGGCGATTGCCCTCCCCATCCAGGCCGAGCGCACGCTGCGCTTCACCACCGACGAAGGGACGTGGATCTCGCTCGATGTCTCGCCTGACGGAACGCGCATCGTTTTCGACCTCCTGGGTGACCTCTATGTCATTCCCATCGACGGCGGGAAGGCGACGCGCCTGACGAGTGGGATGCCGTGGGACGCGATGCCGCGCTGGTCGCCCGACGGGCGATCGATTGCCTTCATCAGTGACCGCGACGGCGGCGACAACCTCTGGCTCGTGAACGCCGACGGGAGCGGTGCGCACAAGATCACGAAGGAAGTGGACAACGCGCTCTCCTCGCCGCAGTGGACGCCGGACGGGGAGTACCTGGTGGTGCGTCGCTTCGGTCCCTATCCGAGCGCCGAGAACTACCTCACGAACGTCCCGCTCTGGATGTACCACGTGAACGGGGGGAGCGGGGTGCAGCTGTTCCCGTCAGCCGCAACACGCAAGTCGACGAACACGGGCGTCGCCTTCGCGCCGGACGGGGCGGTGATGTACGTGTCGACGCACGCTGGCGGCTATACGGGCGAGAATTTCGCGGCGTACCAACTGCTGGCCTTTGACCGGCGGAGCGGCACGGAGACGGCGCTCACGGCGAGCGCGGGCGGGGCGTTTCGTCCCGTGGCGTCGCGCGACGGGAAGTGGCTGGTGTACGCCACGCGCGCCGGGACGAAGACGGCGCTCCGCATCCGCGACCTTGCCACGCAGGAGGACGACTGGCTGGTGGGGGAGACGCAGCGCGACGACGCCGAGGGCTATGCGCCGAACGACGTCTTTCCGGGGTATGCGTTCACGCCGGACTCGCGGAGCGTGGTGTTCTACGGTGGCGGGAAGATCAAGCGCGTGGACCTGGCCACGAAGCAGGTGCGCGTGATCCCATTCACCGCCGAGGTGGAGCTGGGGATGGCGAAGCGCCACTTTGTCCCGATGGCTGTAAGCGACGCGGCGCTGCAGGTCACGCAGCTGCAATCGGTGCGCGAGGCGCCCACCGGGAAGGCGATCGCCTTCTCGGCGTTAGGCAGGATCCATGTCGCGCCGCGCGACGGGGCAACGATCGGGACGCCACGGCGCCTGACGAAGGGGGTGGCACACGAGTTCTTCCCCGCCTTCTCCCCCGATGGGGCGTGGGTGGCGTACGTGACCTGGTCCGACTCCGCCGGCGGGGCGCTGTGGAAGGCGCGCACCGACGGCACCGGGCAGCCGGTGGCGCTCACCCTCGATGGCGGGTGGGTGACCGGGCCGGCGTGGACGCCGGAGGGCGATCGCATCGTGTATACCTGGCTCCCGCGCGCGGTGGGGCTGGGGGCGGACGATGTGGCGGCGATCACCGAGGTGCGCGTCGTGCCTGCAGCTGGCGGGGCGTGGGCGAAGGTGACGTCGCTGGCGAGCGCCGGTGGGACAACGGTGGCGGGCGTCTCACCATCCAGCGCAGGACCGACGCGCGTCTTCTTCACGGAGAACGTCCCCAACGCCACGCCGGGCTTCAACGCGACGGCCACCAGCGCGCTCGTTTCGGTGCGGCTGGACGGGACCGACAAGCGCACGCACGCCAAAGTCACGACCAACCAGGCGCTGGGGATCACGGTGCAGGTTGCGCCTGACGGGAAGCACGCGGTGGTGCTCGACCGCGACGACCTCTACGCCTTCCCGCTGGTGGACGTGGGAGGCGACGGGCTGACGATCAACTTCGCCGCGCCGTCGGTCCCGTTGCGCCGCCTCACCACGGAAGGGGCGAACTATGCCGGCTTCGCCGATGGCGGGAAGACGATCACCTGGTCGTTCGCCAACCACTACTACCGCGCCCCGCTCGACACGGTGATGAAGTACGCCGAGCCGTCGAAGTGGGGGACGTCGCACGCCGTGGTGACGCTCACCGTCCCGCGCAGTGCGCCGCAAGGGAGCGTCCTGCTCAAGGGCGCTCGCGTGGTGACGATGAAGGGGGACGAGGTGCTCGAGCGCGGCGACGTCCTGATCACCGGGAATCGCATCGCGCAAGTGGGGGCGAGCATCGCCGCGCCGCCAGGCGCAACAGTGATCGATGCGGCGGGGAAGACCATCATTCCCGGTATCGTCGACGTGCACGCCCACCCGAGAACGGGGCGCGAGATGGCGCCGGACCAGGAATGGTCCATCGCCTCCAACCTCGCCTATGGCGTCACCACCACGCGCAGCCCCAGCGGGACGCGGTGGAATGTGGCCTGGGGCGAACTGATCGACGCCGGCGAGATGGTTGGCTCGCGCATCTACGCCACCGGCTTCCCGCTCACCAGCAACAACACGCCGATTCGTTCGTACCAGGACGCACTCAGCGTGGTGCGGCGCTACAAGGGACAAGGGGTCAACTCGCTCAAGCAGTACCTGCAGCCGCGCCGCATCCAGCGGCAGTGGATCCTGCAAGCCGCCGAGGCAGAGGGGATCAACGCGACGAACGAGGGGGCCGCCGACCTCAAGGCGGACATCACGATGGCGATCGACGGCTACACGGCGCTCGAACACTCCATCGGGCAGGTGCCGCTGTACAAGGACGTGATCACGGTGCTGGCCGACGCGCGCATCACCTACACGCCAACGCTTGTGGTGGCTTACGGCGCCCCCGGCGGCGACGGCTACTGGCGCGCCCGCACGGACCTCGACAAGGATCCCAAGACGTCGTACTTCACGCCCAGCGATATCCTGACTCGTCAGGCACGTCGCCGGCCGTTGATCATCGAGGAGGACTACAACTTCCCAGCCATCGCGCGCGGGGTGCGCGACGTGGTGCGCGCCGGCGGGCGCGCCGGCCTCGGCTCACACGGGCAGCAGGACGGAATCGGCGCGCACTGGGAGTTGTGGATGCTGCAGAGCGGCGACATGACGCCGATGGAAGCGCTGCGCATCGCAACGATCTACGGGGCGGAGTCGATTGGATACGGCAAGGACCTGGGGTCGATCGAACCCGGAAAGCTGGCCGATCTCGTGGTCCTCAACTCCAATCCGCTGGACAACATCAAGAACTCGCTCGACATCCGCTACGTGGTGAAGAACGGCGAGGTGTACGAGGGGGCGACGCTCAACCGCGTGTGGCCGAGCGCAAGGCCGTTCCCCAAGCCATACTGGGTGCAGGAGCGCGAGCGCTTGGAGGCGCTGCGGAAACAGTGA
- a CDS encoding peptidylprolyl isomerase yields MSARWALAAAMSVACARTTSNGVQLATASRALLLDPANAEWTRPAPAVSRLRFETTKGHFTLELHRAWGPIGADRLYNLARLGYYDDTRLHRVRAGYIAQFGLHGDSAVNAAWKGRYLADDPPRSHNRRGTFAFAYEGPGKPATRNTQIYINLGDNARNDAEPFTVLGTVIEGMAVVDALYAGYGEESGGGVRQGKQGALERGGNAYMDRTYPRLDRIIRVTLERVRD; encoded by the coding sequence GTGAGTGCGCGCTGGGCGCTGGCGGCGGCAATGTCCGTCGCCTGCGCGCGCACGACTTCCAACGGTGTGCAGCTGGCGACAGCGTCGCGCGCGCTCCTCCTCGACCCGGCCAACGCCGAGTGGACGCGCCCGGCGCCTGCCGTGTCTCGGCTGCGCTTCGAGACCACCAAGGGGCACTTCACGCTCGAGCTGCACCGCGCGTGGGGGCCCATCGGCGCCGACCGCCTCTACAACCTGGCGCGCCTGGGATACTACGACGACACGCGCCTGCATCGCGTGCGCGCCGGCTACATCGCGCAGTTTGGGCTGCACGGCGACTCGGCGGTGAACGCGGCGTGGAAGGGGCGCTACCTCGCCGATGACCCGCCGCGATCGCACAACCGGCGCGGTACGTTCGCCTTTGCCTATGAGGGGCCGGGCAAGCCCGCCACCCGCAACACGCAGATCTATATCAACCTGGGCGACAACGCGCGCAACGACGCCGAGCCGTTCACCGTGCTGGGGACGGTGATCGAGGGGATGGCGGTGGTCGACGCGCTGTACGCCGGCTATGGCGAGGAGTCGGGAGGCGGCGTGCGACAGGGGAAGCAGGGGGCGCTCGAGCGCGGCGGGAATGCGTACATGGATCGCACGTATCCCAGGCTCGACCGCATCATCCGCGTGACGCTCGAACGCGTGCGCGACTGA
- a CDS encoding M28 family peptidase, with protein MPICRSIVLVLAATGALPLAAGAQIPPKPLPRRSTGPAGAAAPGVTTRAITAADMRHRLFLIADDSMGGRATGSWGNYQAANYIAAEFKRLGLRAAGENGGWFQVVPFFRQAADPKGTLVTGSATLRIGHDYIVATSSTIPRSLEGKRVVFGGSMTDSSTWISADSARDRVVVLSAPPRTNFLVALRVAREARFAGAAAVALPVLESLPAEFAAALMAGRVMTDTTRTAEGPGRLFVSARAVEQLLGRSPEGLTPGTLGDVVHGAGTVAFTPLPYAARNVVAILPGRDRKLAGSYVALTAHNDHVGFDFSPVDHDSLRARNLVVRPMGADSPEREPTALEWVTIRQSLDSLRRLRPPRLDSIRNGADDDGSGTVALLEVAEALSSGASRPRRSILFVSHAAEEEGLRGSQWFTDHPTVTRDSIVSEFDMDMVARGGIRDVEGGGPAYLEVIGMRRLSREYGDIIEAANARQPLPFAFNRTFDAPGHPLQYYCRADHYSYARYDIPSVAVSRGEHADYHQVTDEAQYADFDGMVRVAKLAESVMRAVGNLDHRPRVDFARHDPKAPCRQ; from the coding sequence ATGCCGATCTGTCGCTCGATTGTCTTGGTTCTCGCCGCGACCGGTGCGCTTCCGCTCGCCGCCGGCGCGCAGATCCCCCCGAAGCCGCTTCCGAGACGAAGCACCGGCCCCGCTGGGGCAGCGGCACCAGGAGTGACGACACGCGCCATCACGGCGGCCGACATGCGACACCGCCTCTTCCTCATCGCCGACGACTCGATGGGCGGGCGGGCGACCGGGTCGTGGGGGAACTATCAGGCGGCCAACTACATCGCCGCCGAGTTCAAGCGCCTCGGGCTCCGAGCTGCCGGAGAGAACGGCGGCTGGTTCCAGGTGGTCCCGTTCTTCCGCCAGGCCGCAGATCCCAAGGGGACGCTGGTGACGGGGAGCGCGACGCTGCGCATCGGGCACGACTACATAGTCGCGACGTCAAGCACGATCCCGCGATCGCTCGAGGGGAAGCGCGTGGTCTTCGGCGGATCGATGACCGACTCGTCGACCTGGATCAGCGCCGACAGCGCACGCGACCGCGTCGTGGTCCTATCCGCACCGCCGCGGACCAACTTCCTCGTCGCGCTGAGGGTCGCCCGCGAGGCGCGCTTCGCCGGGGCGGCAGCCGTCGCGCTCCCGGTCCTCGAGTCGCTCCCCGCCGAGTTCGCGGCGGCGCTGATGGCCGGGCGGGTGATGACCGACACCACACGCACGGCCGAGGGTCCGGGGCGTCTCTTCGTCTCTGCGCGCGCCGTCGAGCAGCTGCTCGGCCGTTCGCCCGAGGGGCTCACCCCGGGCACGTTAGGCGATGTGGTGCATGGCGCGGGGACGGTTGCCTTTACCCCGCTCCCCTATGCGGCGCGCAACGTCGTCGCCATCCTCCCCGGGCGCGACCGCAAGCTCGCCGGAAGCTACGTCGCCCTCACGGCGCATAACGATCACGTCGGCTTCGACTTCTCGCCGGTGGATCACGACTCGCTGCGCGCACGCAACCTCGTCGTGCGCCCCATGGGGGCCGACTCGCCCGAGCGCGAACCGACGGCGCTCGAGTGGGTGACGATCCGCCAGTCACTCGACTCACTGCGCCGCTTGCGTCCGCCGCGCCTCGACTCCATCCGCAACGGCGCCGACGACGACGGGAGCGGGACCGTGGCCCTCCTCGAGGTGGCGGAGGCGCTGTCGTCGGGGGCGAGTCGTCCGCGCCGATCGATCCTTTTCGTCTCGCACGCCGCGGAGGAGGAAGGGCTGCGCGGGAGCCAGTGGTTCACCGATCACCCCACCGTGACGCGCGACTCCATCGTCAGCGAGTTCGACATGGACATGGTCGCCCGCGGCGGCATTCGCGATGTAGAGGGCGGCGGCCCGGCCTATCTCGAGGTTATCGGGATGCGCCGCCTGTCCAGGGAGTACGGCGACATCATCGAGGCGGCCAACGCCAGGCAACCGCTCCCGTTCGCCTTCAACCGCACCTTCGACGCCCCGGGGCACCCGCTGCAGTACTACTGTCGCGCCGATCACTACAGCTACGCGCGCTACGACATCCCCTCGGTGGCGGTCTCACGCGGCGAGCACGCCGACTACCACCAGGTGACCGACGAGGCGCAGTACGCCGACTTCGACGGCATGGTGCGCGTGGCGAAGCTCGCGGAGTCGGTGATGCGCGCGGTGGGGAACCTCGACCATCGTCCGCGCGTCGACTTCGCGCGTCACGATCCCAAGGCACCGTGCCGGCAGTGA